The segment GGCATGTTTTGCTGGACCATTGAAGCCATCGGAACCGCTTTCACAGAGTTTTTGCCCCAGGCGCTGAACATCGCCCGCGAAGTGGTGAATTTACGCGCTTCCGGGACAGATGAAGAAAAGGTGGTAGAGGCTTATTCCAAAATGCCCCGCGTGCCCATCGACATCGGCATCATGGAACCAGCCCGCCAAAGGGTGGTGATCCCCGTCAGCTACGGCTGGAGCGATGTTGGCTCCTGGAAAGCGTTGGCGGACATCTCAGCTTCCGATGAGGAACAGAACTATTTCCGCAGGGCCGGTTTCGCTCTGGATGCCCACGACAACTATGTTTACAGCAAAAAAACCGTAGCCCTAATCGGCGTGGAGGGGCTCTGCGTAGTGGAAACCGATGATGCCATCCTGGTGACCTCAAAAGACAGAAGCGAAGAAGTGAAAAAGATCGTGGAACAACTGCGGAAAGAGAACAAGGACGAGCTCTTGTGAATAAGTGCCTTTTGACCATCTTGATGATCTTGAGCCTGTTACCGGTTTTCGCTGTGATCGATCCCGACGTTGGAATCTTCTCCCACAGTGGCATTGTCGAGCTGCGGGACAACGGGTTCTGGCTCAAGGCCGATCCCGGCAATGAACTGCGTTTGCTGCTGGCTCCGGCTAGTTTGCTGGATTCCCTGGGCCTGGCCCTGTCAACCGGCGACACCCTGTTGGTGGAAGGCTGGCGTCAGGACGAACTGCTTTTGGTGGACAAGATCTGGACTTCCTCCGCCGACAGTCCCATCATCCTGAGGGATTTGGAAAACGGAAACCTCGCCACCGGCGGCACCGCCACTTACTGGGTGGACGGTCAAACCTGCATAGGTTGCAGACTCTGCCTGTCCCAATGCCCCACTGGGGCGATCACTTTCAGCAAAGGCAAGGCCCGCATAGATTCAGCCAAATGCACCGAATGCGGTATCTGCGTTGAGGGAAACGACCGCTTCAGAGGCTGCCCCGTGAGCGCCATCAAAAAGGAATAGGGACAGCTGCTGAGGATGTGGAAGATTTACCTTAGGGCTGTCGGAGCGATGCTCTTCTGGGCCATCACCTTTGTTTGGATCAAGGTGGCTTTGGTCACTTACAGGCCTTACGAAATCGTGTTCCTGCGCCTGGCTCTTGCTGCTCTTCTTTTATTCGGAGTGATCTTCATCTTCCGCAAAAGGGAGCGGGTTCAGCCCAAAGACCTGCTCTACCTGATGATGGTGGCCTTTTTTGAGCCTTTTCTCTATTTTATCGGCGAAGCCAACGGAATGCAGTTCGTTTCCTCCACCCTCGGTTCGCTGATCATCTCCACCATCCCTCTGGTGACGGCTCTGGGCGCTTGGCTGTTCCTGAAGGAAAGCATCAATCCCCTGCTGATCGTGGGACTGTTGGTTTCCTTTTCCGGCGTGGCCCTGCTCAGTTTCGCGGAGCCCGACCTTTCCGGCACCCTGAAAGGAGTTCTGCTGCTGTTGGTGGCGGTTTTCGCCGGGATGTTCTACGGCATCACCGTGCGACGGATCACCCTCAAATACCGCTCCCTCACCGTTGTGGCCTGGCAAAACCTCTTCGGCATGCTCTACATGCTGCCGATATTCCTGATCTTCGATTGGAAGCACTTTTCCACCGTGAACCACTCCGCCCAGGGTTTGCTGACCATAGCCGCCATGTCCATTTTCGCCTCCGTGGGCGCGTTCCTCCTCTATACCGGCGTGATCCGCGAACTGGGTGTGGTGCGTTCCAACATCTTCACCAACCTTATCCCGGTCTTTACGGTCGGCCTGGCCTGGCTTATCTTAAAAGATACCATTACCTTGCGCACTGTGCTGGGGGTTCTGCTCACCGTCATGGGTCTGCTTGTCTCCCAATACCACGATTTGCGCCATAAGCGGATGACAACATCCCCTGAAGATATTTCGTCCTATGGAATGTAAATTGCACTCAATCATTAACATTAAAATGCCTTATCCGTGGAGGATTACTGATGCGCCTTTCTGCCAAGACGCTCTTCCTTGTGGCGCTGCTTGCCGTTTCTGCCCTGCTGCTTAGCGCGCAGAGCGTGAAATTCAGCGTCAGCCCAGCCCAACTGAAACCCGGTGACAAAGGTGTCCTCCGGGCCACGCTCACCATCACCGATCCTGAAAAGAAACAGTCCTACACACCGGCCGAAGGCGAGGAGGGTTATCTCTACCTGGTCGAAACCGGCGAGTATCCCCAACTGAAATTCGGTAAAACCTCTTATCCCGCCCCCAACCACAAGAACAGCGACGGCATCTGGGAATACTACAAATCCCTCACCCTCAGCCGCCCCTTCACCGTCAGCAAGACCGCCAAACCGGGACCCATCACAATCAATGCCAGCATGTCCTTCAACCTCTGCAACAAGACCAGCGGTTTTTGCGATCCGCCCCGGGAAACTGAAGGCAGCGTTAAGCTGGAGATTCTGCCCGCTACGGCAGAGGACCAGGCCGGGCAGGAAGGGGAAGTCGCTGAAGAACAGCCGCTTGAGGTAGATTTCGCCACAGCCGATTCCGCCGGTCAAAGCACAGAAACCCCCGCCGATGCCGCCCCTGCCCAGGAGAAAGCGGGCGGAGGCAAGATCTGGTATTACATGCTGCTGGCCATTCTGGGCGGAATCGTGCTCAACTTCACACCCTGCGTGCTGCCCATCCTGCCCATCCGGGCGATGAGCATGGTGAACCAAGCCCAGAAAGACATCTCTAAAGTGATTATCCACACTCTGGTTTACACCCTTGGCGTGCTGATTTCCTTTGGCGCCATCGCCGCGGTTTTCGTCATTGCCCGTGCCTCCGGGGTGAACCTCACCTACGGTTTCCTTAGCCAGAGCCTGCTTTACAACCTCATCATGATGAGTATTCTCTTCCTCTTTGGCCTTTCGCTGATGGGGGTTTGGGAAATGACCGTGCCGGGGATGAACGCCGCTGCCAAAACCACTTCCAAAAAGGGTTACGGCGGCTCCTTCTTCGCCGGCGTCTTCGCTTTTCTGATGGGCTTTTCCTGCATGGGGCCCTTTATGGGACCGGCGCTTGAAGTGGCTGTGCGCCTGTCCTCGCCGATGCTGGTGTTATTCTTCCTGCTCATCGGCTTGGGTTTCGCCCTGCCCTTCATCATCATCAGCCTTTTTCCCAAGGCTCTCAAGCTCGTGCCCAAGCCGGGCGAATGGATGAACATATTCAAAGAGCTGATGGGCTTTGTGCTGATGTATCTCACCTGGAAATACTTCTCCAACGTCTGGGGCCTCACCAAAAGCGGCCCCTACCTGATGAAGACTGGCCTTTACCTGGTTTACCTGGGCTTCGCGGCCTGGCTCTACGGCCGCTTTGTGCGCCCCGAAAACAAAAAGGCCGTTCAGATCATCCTGGGGCTCGCCGCCGTTGCTGTGATCGCAGCCTCTGCTGCCACCCTGCTGCCCTGGAAAGAGGAATACCGTCCCCAGGATACCGCCGCTGCCAGTGCCGACGGCATGGTGCCCGCCGACCATCCCGGCTGGTATGTCTTCTCGCCGGAACTCTTTGCCCGCCTTCAGTCTGAAGGCAAGCCCGTCTTCCTGGACATCGGGGCGGACTGGTGCACGAACTGCAAGTCCA is part of the Candidatus Cloacimonadota bacterium genome and harbors:
- a CDS encoding DUF255 domain-containing protein; the protein is MRLSAKTLFLVALLAVSALLLSAQSVKFSVSPAQLKPGDKGVLRATLTITDPEKKQSYTPAEGEEGYLYLVETGEYPQLKFGKTSYPAPNHKNSDGIWEYYKSLTLSRPFTVSKTAKPGPITINASMSFNLCNKTSGFCDPPRETEGSVKLEILPATAEDQAGQEGEVAEEQPLEVDFATADSAGQSTETPADAAPAQEKAGGGKIWYYMLLAILGGIVLNFTPCVLPILPIRAMSMVNQAQKDISKVIIHTLVYTLGVLISFGAIAAVFVIARASGVNLTYGFLSQSLLYNLIMMSILFLFGLSLMGVWEMTVPGMNAAAKTTSKKGYGGSFFAGVFAFLMGFSCMGPFMGPALEVAVRLSSPMLVLFFLLIGLGFALPFIIISLFPKALKLVPKPGEWMNIFKELMGFVLMYLTWKYFSNVWGLTKSGPYLMKTGLYLVYLGFAAWLYGRFVRPENKKAVQIILGLAAVAVIAASAATLLPWKEEYRPQDTAAASADGMVPADHPGWYVFSPELFARLQSEGKPVFLDIGADWCTNCKSNEKKVLLQPDIQAEFTKRGVVLLKGDFTREDPVLKDWMQKGGSIGVPFNVLYIPGREPVKMAELFSKADLLKALELIPEKTE
- a CDS encoding 4Fe-4S binding protein, with protein sequence MILSLLPVFAVIDPDVGIFSHSGIVELRDNGFWLKADPGNELRLLLAPASLLDSLGLALSTGDTLLVEGWRQDELLLVDKIWTSSADSPIILRDLENGNLATGGTATYWVDGQTCIGCRLCLSQCPTGAITFSKGKARIDSAKCTECGICVEGNDRFRGCPVSAIKKE
- a CDS encoding DMT family transporter, with amino-acid sequence MWKIYLRAVGAMLFWAITFVWIKVALVTYRPYEIVFLRLALAALLLFGVIFIFRKRERVQPKDLLYLMMVAFFEPFLYFIGEANGMQFVSSTLGSLIISTIPLVTALGAWLFLKESINPLLIVGLLVSFSGVALLSFAEPDLSGTLKGVLLLLVAVFAGMFYGITVRRITLKYRSLTVVAWQNLFGMLYMLPIFLIFDWKHFSTVNHSAQGLLTIAAMSIFASVGAFLLYTGVIRELGVVRSNIFTNLIPVFTVGLAWLILKDTITLRTVLGVLLTVMGLLVSQYHDLRHKRMTTSPEDISSYGM